The Manihot esculenta cultivar AM560-2 chromosome 1, M.esculenta_v8, whole genome shotgun sequence genome has a window encoding:
- the LOC110607807 gene encoding ORM1-like protein 1 yields MYVKAVPPTDLNRNTEWFTYPGVWTTYILMVFMSWLIVLSIFGCSPGMAWTIVHLSHFLITYHFFHWKKGTPFADDQGIYNGLTWWEQIENGKQLTRNRKFLTVVPVVLYLIASHTTDYQNPMLFCNTLAVFILVVAKFPHMHKVRIFGINADH; encoded by the exons ATGTACGTGAAAGCGGTACCACCGACGGATTTGAATAGGAACACCGAGTGGTTCACGTATCCCGGGGTTTGGACTACCTATATCCTCATGGTTTTCATGTCTTGGCTTATTGTTCTTTCCATCTTTGGCTGCTCTCCTGGCATGGCCTGGACCATTGTCCACCTTTCTCATTTCCTT ATTACCTATCATTTCTTTCACTGGAAGAAAGGAACTCCATTTGCTGATGACCAGGGCATTTACAATGGGTTAACTTGGTGGGAGCAAATAGAAAATGGCAAGCAACTGACTCGCAATAGGAAGTTTTTGACTGTTGTACCTGTAGTGCT GTACTTAATAGCCTCGCACACAACAGACTATCAAAACCCAATGCTGTTCTGCAACACATTGGCAGTATTCATTTTGGTGGTAGCTAAGTTCCCTCACATGCACAAGGTTCGCATATTCGGAATCAATGCTGATCACTAA